One stretch of Bombus terrestris chromosome 5, iyBomTerr1.2, whole genome shotgun sequence DNA includes these proteins:
- the LOC100646178 gene encoding flavin reductase (NADPH) translates to MNRIVIFGATGNTGLCALNSAVNKGLNIRAFVRDESKVPTNLKDKIEIVVGDVTNAEQVSNAISNRDAVVVVLGTRNDLGPTTVLSNGMKNIIDAMKVHNVEIVSVCLSAFLFYKPEAVPNIFKDVNADHQRMFDLLKESKLKWIAILPPHFTNVQRSKYVVKHDESPGRTISIHDLGDFLIESLQQPEHYQKVCGIANIA, encoded by the exons ATGAATCGAATAGTGATATTTGGAGCTACAGGAAATACCGGACTATGTGCTTTAAATAGCGCCGTAAATAAGG GATTAAATATAAGAGCATTTGTAAGAGATGAAAGCAAAGTACCAacaaatttaaaagataaaattgaaatagttgTTGGAGATGTTACCAATGCAGAACAAGTTTCAAATGCAATATCTAATAGGGACGCAGTGGTTGTTGTGCTTGGCACACGGAATGATTTAg GTCCAACTACAGTATTGTCCAatggtatgaaaaatataatagatgCCATGAAAGTGCACAATGTAGAAATAGTATCTGTTTGTTTATCTG catttttgttttacaaacCTGAAGCAGTGcctaatatatttaaagatgtAAATGCAGATCACCAGCGAATGTTCGACCTTCTTaaagaaagtaaattaaaatggATTGCAATATTACCACCCCATTTTACAA ATGTACAAAGATCAAAATATGTAGTAAAACATGATGAGTCTCCTGGTCGGACTATTTCCATACATGATTTAGGAGATTTTCTTATTGAAAGTCTTCAACAACCAGAACATTATCAAAAAGTTTGTGGTATTGCTAACATTGCATAA
- the LOC100646501 gene encoding N-alpha-acetyltransferase 80 isoform X2, with product MILISKLFPHGIHIGEAQKDMTAIEKEYRIVPLHKRPDLIPDCCTLLNSEWPRSETARLKFLNVSCDEFPICLILIDKEDRVLGHCKISLIPRLRHSCFIQSVIIDYQRRSQGLGSRLLRGAEEHVAKKGIKNVYLITKGQELFYLKNGYKTCDPFKASGINDVVYSSAAFTKAKLKEKSTQYCGPPPPPMPNFQMPKFYDLGILTQRTHMVKRLSSQ from the exons ATGATATTAATCTCAAAGCTATTTCCACACGGGATACATATAGGTGAAGCACA AAAAGATATGACTGCTATTGAAAAGGAATATAGAATAGTACCACTTCATAAAAGACCAGACCTAATTCCAGACTGTTGTACATTACTGAATTCTGAATGGCCAAGAAGTGAAACTGCACG GTTAAAATTTCTGAATGTATCATGCGATGAATTTCCCATATGCCTTATACTAATAGACAAAGAGGACAGAGTCCTTGGTCATTGTAAAATATCTTTAATACCTCGATTACGTCATAGTTGTTTTATACAATCAG TGATAATTGACTACCAGCGTAGATCTCAGGGTTTAGGATCTAGACTACTACGTGGAGCTGAGGAACATGTAGCAAAGAAAggaattaaaaatgtatatttaataactaAAGGCCAAGAACTTTTTTACCTAAAAAATGGATATAAAACCTGTGATCCATTTAAAGCATCAGGCATCAATGATGTTGTATATTCTAGTGCAGCATTTACTAAAGCAAAGCTTAAAGAAAAAAGTACACAATATTGTGGTCCACCACCACCTCCAATGCCAAACTTTCAGATGCCAAAGTTCTATGATTTAGGTATCTTAACACAAAGAACACATATGGTAAAAAGATTATCATCACAGTAa
- the LOC100646501 gene encoding N-alpha-acetyltransferase 80 isoform X1, whose translation MTAIEKEYRIVPLHKRPDLIPDCCTLLNSEWPRSETARLKFLNVSCDEFPICLILIDKEDRVLGHCKISLIPRLRHSCFIQSVIIDYQRRSQGLGSRLLRGAEEHVAKKGIKNVYLITKGQELFYLKNGYKTCDPFKASGINDVVYSSAAFTKAKLKEKSTQYCGPPPPPMPNFQMPKFYDLGILTQRTHMVKRLSSQ comes from the exons ATGACTGCTATTGAAAAGGAATATAGAATAGTACCACTTCATAAAAGACCAGACCTAATTCCAGACTGTTGTACATTACTGAATTCTGAATGGCCAAGAAGTGAAACTGCACG GTTAAAATTTCTGAATGTATCATGCGATGAATTTCCCATATGCCTTATACTAATAGACAAAGAGGACAGAGTCCTTGGTCATTGTAAAATATCTTTAATACCTCGATTACGTCATAGTTGTTTTATACAATCAG TGATAATTGACTACCAGCGTAGATCTCAGGGTTTAGGATCTAGACTACTACGTGGAGCTGAGGAACATGTAGCAAAGAAAggaattaaaaatgtatatttaataactaAAGGCCAAGAACTTTTTTACCTAAAAAATGGATATAAAACCTGTGATCCATTTAAAGCATCAGGCATCAATGATGTTGTATATTCTAGTGCAGCATTTACTAAAGCAAAGCTTAAAGAAAAAAGTACACAATATTGTGGTCCACCACCACCTCCAATGCCAAACTTTCAGATGCCAAAGTTCTATGATTTAGGTATCTTAACACAAAGAACACATATGGTAAAAAGATTATCATCACAGTAa
- the LOC100646294 gene encoding mediator of RNA polymerase II transcription subunit 6 isoform X1 — protein MLSARPAVIENPLGLSWHDSAWIPVLNPNNIMDYFSERSNPFYDRTCNNEIVKMQRLSPDQLQNMTGLEYILLHVQAPILYVIRKQHRHTPTLAAPLADYYIIAGVVYQAPDLASVVSSRLLSTVHHLQSAFEEASSCSRYHPSKGYYWDFKNGKAMAAKKETPVREEPSSLFQRQRVDMLLAELTRKFPLPVPKPVHQAIEPSMEIKQEVKTEKKDMKPPPEKKPKVN, from the exons ATGTTGTCTGCAAGACCTGCTGTAATAG AAAATCCTTTGGGACTTTCTTGGCATGATAGTGCATGGATTCCTGTATTAAATCCAAACAATATAATGGATTACTTTTCTGAAAGGAGTAATCCATTTTATGACAGAACATGTAATAATGAAATTGTCAAAATGCAGCGTTTAAGTCCCGATCAGTTACA aaatatgacTGGCCTTGAATATATTCTTTTACATGTTCAAGCACCTATTTTATATGTGATCAGGAAGCAACACCGCCATACTCCTACTTTAGCAGCACCACTTGCAGACTATTATATCATTGCAGGTGTTGTGTACCAAGCTCCTGATTTGGCATCGGTTGTGAGCTCCAGATTG TTATCTACAGTACATCACTTACAATCTGCTTTTGAAGAAGCTAGTTCATGTTCAAGATATCATCCTAGTAAGGGCTACTACTGGGATTTCAAAAATGGGAAAGCTATGGCAGCAAAGAAAGAAACACCTGTTCGTGAAGAACCAAGTTCTTTATTTCAGCGACAAAGGGTGGATATGTTACTTGCTGAACTTACGCGGAAATTCCCATTGCCTGTTCCAAAGCCAGTGCACCAAGCTATAGAACCTT CAATGGAAATTAAACAAGAAGTGAAAACAGAAAAGAAGGACATGAAACCACCACCAGAAAAGAAACCAAAAGTTAATTAA
- the LOC100646061 gene encoding hemicentin-2: MQKADLNVPNSPLKPFPFGMADIAIKLIISYILAVVVYVNATGNWDKDDDLVATFEVSAVLGRTARLPCDIEPSTREDRVYMVLWFRDDAVKPIYSFDVRGRAFNKALNWSDSTVVGPRAYFVTVTKPATLSLEAVQLDDEGIYRCRVDFKNSPTKNFQVNLTVIVPPYQLLIYDSSGVVVGNTAGPLQVGVEFGLSCEVRGGKPTPVVSWLVNEKEVDSKLEEIGKNLVVSKLTVPQLRREHRNTTYKCRAWSTNLIPPLEKTILLDVYLKPLSVKILLKPTMLETEKDYSITCETTGSHPRARITWMEGNAIYHNGKVIDGGNTSVVLSTLIFSPIPDDHGKILKCRGENPSLPDAYLEDFFQLNVVFPPKVQLHLGSTLNAEKIKEGDDVYFECKVRANPEHHKITWRHNDAVLTQNYSAGIIMSTQSLVLQKIGRDNAGNYTCLASNDRGETTSPVVTLRVQFAPVCKAKEVSIIGASLEESVKVRCEVDADPNEVEFVWEFNNSGENFEVAPAKFDGNNGTMSELVYTPVSERDYGALTCWGRNIIGKQEAPCIYQIIPAVKPNPLNNCTIKASLNQSSEILEVECVPGYDGGLRQEFRLEAYEVLTGNLRVNASSVSADVPVFRIAVADLLPATHFYLVTYAVNAKGRSEVSLLEDIMLRDSDKHTDSGVNVVPFILLLIGLLMVLGIIALVIMLIIYRRRGTTSPVHIEPYMKQPIITPPDSRNNSMLDVTHGDHTYFVEYTLKQVTDYALNNQPDIIQSPQDQEKIKREPQLFLPVRPDTLFAPYDIHKQGLQSNRCSLNPFSTKSWEPISFKADRNLMKEIIIANSIPGPESCV; encoded by the exons ATGCAAAAAGCGGATCTGAATGTACCGAACTCACCCCTTAAACCGTTCCCTTTTGGGATGGCTGATATCGCAATCAAGCTCATCATCAGCTACATACTTGCTGTAGTCGTGTACGTGAACGCCACCGGGAACTGGGATAAGGACGATGATTTAG TCGCAACTTTTGAAGTTAGTGCCGTTCTTGGACGCACCGCTAGATTGCCTTGTGACATTGAACCGTCCACGCGTGAAGATCGCGTATACATGGTGCTTTGGTTTCGCGATGACGCCGTGAAACCGATTTACAG TTTCGACGTGCGAGGAAGAGCATTTAACAAAGCTCTGAATTGGTCGGACAGCACCGTGGTTGGCCCGAGAGCTTACTTCGTTACCGTGACGAAACCGGCTACTCTTTCTCTGGAAGCGGTTCAACTGGACGATGAAGGGATCTACCGGTGTAGAGTAGATTTCAAAAATTCGCCCACGAAGAATTTTCAAGTGAACCTCACCGTAATAG ttccACCTTATCAGCTTTTAATTTACGACAGCTCTGGTGTAGTTGTGGGTAATACCGCAGGTCCACTTCAAGTAGGCGTCGAGTTTGGTCTATCTTGCGAAGTAAGAGGAG GCAAACCGACACCGGTGGTTAGTTGGTTGGTCAACGAGAAAGAAGTGGACAGTAAGTTGGAGGAAATTGGAAAGAACTTAGTCGTCAGTAAATTAACAGTACCTCAATTGAGAAGAGAACATCGTAACACAACTTACAAATGTCGAGCCTGGAGCACAAACCTCATACCTCCGTTAGAAAAGACTATTCTCCTAGATGTTTATC tAAAACCACTGTCggtgaaaattttattaaaaccgaCAATGCTAGAAACGGAGAAAGACTACTCCATCACGTGTGAGACAACAGGGTCGCATCCTCGAGCACGAATTACCTGGATGGAAGGAAACGCCATTTATCACAATGGCAAA GTAATCGATGGTGGTAATACTTCCGTGGTCTTAAGTACGCTCATATTTTCACCGATTCCCGACGATCACGGGAAAATCCTCAAGTGTCGAGGAGAGAACCCATCACTGCCAGACGCGTATCTAGAAGATTTCTTTCAATTAAACGTAGTTT TTCCACCTAAAGTACAATTACACTTGGGTAGTACCCTAAATGCAGAAAAAATAAAGGAGGGTGACGATGTATATTTCGAGTGCAAAGTTCGGGCTAACCCAGAACACCATAAAATTACATGGAGGCACAAC GATGCGGTGTTAACGCAAAATTATTCAGCTGGAATAATCATGAGTACTCAGAGTCTCGTACTGCAAAAGATAGGTCGAGACAACGCCGGAAATTACACGTGTCTTGCTAGTAATGACCGAGGTGAAACTACCAGTCCAGTAGTAACTTTGCGAGTACAAT TCGCACCAGTGTGCAAAGCGAAAGAGGTATCCATCATCGGAGCATCGTTAGAAGAATCGGTAAAAGTTCGATGCGAGGTGGACGCTGATCCCAACGAGGTAGAATTCGTCTGGGAGTTCAACAATAGCGGCGAAAATTTCGAAGTTGCACCAGCGAAATTCGATGGTAATAACGGAACAATGAGCGAACTTGTTTACACGCCAGTGTCTGAAAGAGATTACGGAGCTCTAACGTGTTGGGGTAGAAACATAATAGGAAAGCAGGAAGCGCCTTGTATCTATCAAATCATTCCAGCAG TGAAACCAAATCCTCTGAACAATTGTACGATAAAAGCATCCTTAAATCAAAGTTCCGAGATCCTGGAAGTGGAATGTGTGCCGGGATACGATGGTGGATTAAGGCAAGAGTTTCGATTAGAGGCGTACGAAGTTCTTACTGGTAATTTAAGAGTAAATGCATCCAGTGTGTCCGCAGACGTACCAGTATTTAGGATTGCTGTAGCGGATCTTCTACCGGCGACACATTTTTATCTCGTTACTTATGCCGTAAACGCGAAAGGAAGAAGCGAAGTGAGTCTGTTAGAGGATATAATGCTAAGGGACTCCGATAAGCACACGG ATAGCGGAGTAAACGTGGTTCCATTTATTCTACTTCTTATCGGTCTCTTAATGGTGTTAGGCATTATTGCTCTTGTAATAATGTTGATAATATACCGACGCAGAGGTACCACTTCTCCGGTTCATATTGAGCCTTACATGAAACAACCGATAATTACTCCTCCAGATTCGAGAAATAATTCGATGCTTGATGTTACACACGGGGATCATACTTATTTTGTCGAGTACACGTTGAAACAGGTCACTGACTACGCACTCAACAATCAGCCAGATATCATACAGTCGCCACAAG ACCAGGAAAAGATAAAACGCGAACCACAATTATTTTTACCTGTACGACCAGATACGCTGTTTGCACCGTACGATATTCATAAGCAAGGACTTCAAAGTAACAGATGCAGC ttGAATCCATTCTCTACAAAGTCTTGGGAACCTATTAGTTTTAAAGCTGATCGTAATTTAATGAAAGAGATCATTATCGCCAACTCTATACCCGGTCCAGAAAGTTGTGTATAA
- the LOC100646294 gene encoding mediator of RNA polymerase II transcription subunit 6 isoform X2, which yields MDYFSERSNPFYDRTCNNEIVKMQRLSPDQLQNMTGLEYILLHVQAPILYVIRKQHRHTPTLAAPLADYYIIAGVVYQAPDLASVVSSRLLSTVHHLQSAFEEASSCSRYHPSKGYYWDFKNGKAMAAKKETPVREEPSSLFQRQRVDMLLAELTRKFPLPVPKPVHQAIEPSMEIKQEVKTEKKDMKPPPEKKPKVN from the exons ATGGATTACTTTTCTGAAAGGAGTAATCCATTTTATGACAGAACATGTAATAATGAAATTGTCAAAATGCAGCGTTTAAGTCCCGATCAGTTACA aaatatgacTGGCCTTGAATATATTCTTTTACATGTTCAAGCACCTATTTTATATGTGATCAGGAAGCAACACCGCCATACTCCTACTTTAGCAGCACCACTTGCAGACTATTATATCATTGCAGGTGTTGTGTACCAAGCTCCTGATTTGGCATCGGTTGTGAGCTCCAGATTG TTATCTACAGTACATCACTTACAATCTGCTTTTGAAGAAGCTAGTTCATGTTCAAGATATCATCCTAGTAAGGGCTACTACTGGGATTTCAAAAATGGGAAAGCTATGGCAGCAAAGAAAGAAACACCTGTTCGTGAAGAACCAAGTTCTTTATTTCAGCGACAAAGGGTGGATATGTTACTTGCTGAACTTACGCGGAAATTCCCATTGCCTGTTCCAAAGCCAGTGCACCAAGCTATAGAACCTT CAATGGAAATTAAACAAGAAGTGAAAACAGAAAAGAAGGACATGAAACCACCACCAGAAAAGAAACCAAAAGTTAATTAA